Proteins encoded by one window of Molothrus ater isolate BHLD 08-10-18 breed brown headed cowbird chromosome 12, BPBGC_Mater_1.1, whole genome shotgun sequence:
- the LOC118691200 gene encoding cytochrome b5 produces MEGGRRGEAAAAAAAGDGPAPVFTLEEVAKRNSSREAWLVIHGRVYDVTRFLEEHPGGEEVLLEQAGRDATESFEDVGHSTDAREMLKQYYIGEVHPSDREKEGSKNSSRTSSGQTSFWSTWLIPIFGALVLGLMYRYYMADGKSS; encoded by the exons ATGGAGGGCGGGCGGCGCGGAGaggccgcggcggcggcggcggctgggGACGGGCCCGCGCCCGTGTTCACCCTGGAGGAGGTGGCGAAGCGGAACTCCAGCCGTGAGGCCTGGCTGGTGATCCACGGGCGCGTCTACGATGTCACCCGGTTCCTGGAGGAG CACCCAGGTGGAGAAGAGGTGTTGCTTGAGCAAGCTGGCAGAGATGCCACTGAGAGCTTTGAAGATGTGGGGCATTCCACAGATGCCAGGGAAATGCTGAAGCAGTACTACATTGGAGAGGTCCACCCG AGTGATCGTGAAAAGGAAGGTTCTAAG aaTTCAAGTAGGACATCCTCAGGCCAAACCAG TTTCTGGTCGACATGGCTGATCCCCATCTTTGGAGCACTGGTCTTAGGTTTAATGTATCGTTATTACATGGCAGATGGGAAAAGCTCCTGA